TCCGGTAATTTGTTTCCCGGAAAATCAACACTGTACTTGCCTGCGCTCTGGGTTTGATTTATAAAATCAGTTACCAGTTCACCTAACACATTGTAAACTTTCAGGCTCACTCCTCCGCTTTCAGGCAAAGTGTAACTGATAGTTATCTTATCACTGAATGGATTTGGATATGCAGTAAAATCAAGCTCTGCAACACTTTGAACCCCCTGCACATATATCTTCGGTATCAGCAGATATACTCCCTCAGGTTCACGTCCATACTGGTCGGCTATGACACCTGTGCCCTGCAAATTCAGACCGATTTCTCCTGATTGTTGAGACTTTCTTGGTTTGAAAATTAATGTCAGTATCTCATCATTTTCTATTACATCATAGTGATTAGTTGTGGCATACACAACACGTATCACTCCTTCGCTTTCCGTTACCAGCAAATCCTTGTCATTGGCAATAATTTCATCTAAACTCGGATTCAGCGTTATGGATTCATTGTCTTTACCTGCCTTCGGCATACCGGCCGTTACCAATTCGTACTCATCGTTGGAATATGTCAGTTCCAAACCCAATGCCGAAAACTCATTCACCTTGCCGCTTATTCGTAGCGGCACTTCTATCAGCTCCTTGTTTACCGTCACCATCGCATCCTCTGATGTCATTACAATATTTTCAATCGGCAGACTCTTAGACAAGCCCCATGTATTGGCAGAATCCTTGTATTTACTGCTTGATGCATTATAATCTCCGTAAGCTATCACCGGCAAATTCACACTCAGATTGGCATTCGATACCGTTATCAAACTATCGAGATTTACCCAGTTCCCTTTTGGAAAGTTTTTAGCCGGATTATATGGATCGGCAACCTTTGCTTTCAATCGGGCAATATCAATGGCATTGGTAAAACCATTGTTATCAACATTGGCAGCCCTCTTGTGTATCGTCATAAAGCTTCTTGACGGATCTATCGCAGGAGTGGATGACACATAATACTTAACCAATGCAATATCCACTGCATTCACTTCATTCACCCACATCATGGTATCCACGGTGTATTTATCATAAGACAATATATAATTACCATTCGATACATTGTTGAACGAATATGTTCCCCATATATCTGTTGTATCCCGGGCCAACTCTGTACCTGTCTGGTTCTTTAATATCACTATCACTTTATTAATATTATAAATCAGTGGATTAAAGGTCGGAGGTGTAGGCGCCGGATTACCTGCCAATGCCTTATAGGCATACATCGTCTTGCCGCTAACCATATAACCACTACCGGCAACTGTCACAACAACATCATCCGTGCGTACGCAACCATCGTTGTTAACAGACAGGGTGTAAACAGTTGTATAAGTCGGTGTGGCATACGGTTGTTGAGATGATGGATTGTCAAGGCCTGCCTGTGGGGTCCATGTTATGGTGCCCGGGCCGTTTAATGGGGAACCCAGAAGTACTGGAGTTCCCGAATAGGTCGCATCGTTGCCGGCATTGGCTTCCGGCACAGGAGATATTACCATGGTGATGACATTGGAATTGGCAGGATTATTCACAACACATGCTTCATTGGAATTCAGCACACAGCTTACAGTGTTCCCGTCACCCAGATTATTAGCGGAATAAGTACTGTTGGTAGCGCCAGTCTGCAATGTGCCGTTGACATACCACTGATACGCCGGTGTAGTGCCTCCGTCTTCTATACTCGTATAAAACGTAACAAGAGAATTGGTACAGGCAGGATTGCTTGGTGTACTGATAGTTATTTCTGCTGTTAAACTCGGCTTCACAATCATATTTATGGTATTGGATGACACCGGGCTTCCCGTAACACAAGGTTTATTAGATGTCAGCTTGCAACTTATCATATTGCCCATGGCAAGTGTCGAACTCGAAAAAGTAGAACTATTGCTCCCTACAGGGTTGCCGTCAATAAACCATTCGTACAAAGGAGAAGTACCGCCGTTAGTGCCGTTTGCCGTAAATGTTACCAGCGTCCCTTCGCAAATCAACGTGCCAGGACTTACCGAAATGTTGACACTTGCTGATGTCGTTTCATAAACATAGACACTTTGCTGAGCTGATACAGGATTACCACAAGCGCCTGTGATGGTGTAAATGATATCACAACTCCCTCCAGCTATCGGTGTTACGACTCCAAAAGCATCGACTGTTGCAATCGTTATGTTGTTGCTAGACCAGCTACCTGTGCCACCTCCTAAAATAACAGAATTTGCAGTAAATGTTTCTGGTGAACCGATACACAATGGCGTTGGACCTGTTACTGAACCTATGCTCGCACCCTGATTAACAACAACAGTATGTGTCACCATAATGGTTGGACCTTCACAACCATTGGCTGTTACTTGTATTACAACTGTACCATAAAAGCCATCTGCCCAGGTCATAACCCCTGAAGAATTAATACTTCCAGCATCAGGGTTGCTTATCGTCCAGTTAAATCCAGTATTATTTGTTGCCGTTGTTGAATAGGTTGTCGTGGTCGTTCCGTTTGTCAGCTGGCACGTTGGCTCGGTACCTGCCGAAATAGTTATCGGCGTGGGTGTCCAAACGGCAGATAATACAACTATGGTGAAGGTTGGTGTAGTTACTGATCCGCAACTTGTGGATGTTACTACACAGTAAAGATCAGTATTGACAGTTATCGGACCCGGATTATAAGTACTGGAAGTAACCCCAATAGAAGCTCCATTCCGATACCACAAATAAGTATAGGTTCCTGAACCACCTCCTCCGGAAGCAACCACTGTTAAAGCCCCGGGGCTGGTTTTTATACATATAGAATCATTGCCTGTTATATATGCCGATAATGCTGGAATAACATTAATATCCATGGTTGTTGATGAAGCACACTGTCCTCCGTTTGGAGTAAAAGTATATGGAGTAATTCCTGTCAGAGTTGTACTAATTGTTGCAGGGTTCCATGTACCTGTTACTCCATTAGAAGAATTTGCGGGTAATGTAGCAGGAGTTTCACCTTCACAATAAGGGCCGAGTTGAGTAAATGCGGGTGCTATATTGCCTGGATTTACGGTTATACTCATTGTTGTAATTATAGCACACTGGTTAGGGCCTGCTGTAAAAGTATAAATAGCAGTACCCTGATTTTCAGTTGAAATTGAATCCGGGCTCCATGTTCCGGTGATGCCATTGGTAGAGGAGGCAGGAAGTATATCTGCAATTTCTCCAACACAATAAGGTCCCATTTGTGTAAAAGTGGGTGTTGAATTGGCTAAAACAGTAAGTGTGTAAGTTGCTGTAGCGGGAGCACATGGAGGATTATATACAGTCAGCGTTAATGTAACAGTATGGCCTGCATCCGCTGGTGAAGCTGTATAAGTAGGAGAAAGCTGATTAGCATTTGTTAACGAGCCTGCTCCATTGTGAGTCCATGAAACAGATGAATAGTTTGTTGCTGTTGAGCCACTAATCCATGCAGTGCCATTCTCACAGATGGTTTGGCTGCCTCCTGAAGTTGCTGTTGGTTGACCTTTTATAATAATTGTATAAGTTGCTGTAGCTGGTGAACAAGGTGGATTGGATGCAGTCATGGTCAATGTAACCGTGTTACCTGCATCACCGGGTGCCGCCGTGTACGTGGGAGTCAGAGTGTTGCCTCCTGCTGTTATTGATCCGGCTCCATTTTCCGTCCATGAAATAGAGGAATAGTTTGTAGCGCTTGCTCCGCTTACTGTAGCAGTTCCATTTTGGCAAATTGTCTGACTCCCCCCTGCTGTCGCCGTAGGTGTAGCTTTTACGTAAATTGTATATGTTGCACTAGCTGGTGTGCAAGGCGGATTGGATGCTGTTAAGGTTAATGTTACGGTATTGCCTGCGTCTCCGGCCGCTGCTGTATATGTTGGTGTAAGTGTATTACCACCTGATGTAATAGAACCAGCGCCGTTTTCTGTCCATGAAATAGAAGAATAATTAGTCGCACTAGCCCCGCTAACTGTAGCTGTTCCGTTTTGGCAAATTGTCTGGCTGCCTCCTGCTGTCGCAGTAGTAGCAGCATTTACGGTAATAGTAAGGGTTGCACATCCCGACGAACATGCAGAATTTACCGACATCACATAGTATGTTGTAGTTGTTGTAAGAATGGGGGTAGTATATGAATTTCCGGTAGTCACCAGTGTGCCACCGCAGGAACCGGTATACCAGTATATTGTTGACCCTGGCACCGAAGCAGACAGTGTAGAAGAACCGTTTGTTCCGCATATTGCAGAAGGAGAAGCTGTTGGGGTAGGGACAGTTGATTCAAGTATTGTCACTGTAACACTTCCCTGTGTGCCCCATCCGCAACCGTTGTATGGCCTGAAATAATATGTGCCGGATGATGTAACAGTATAGGTATTGGTTGGAGTGGAGGTGGAAGTGCCATTGCTTGTAGTTCCCTGCCAATATATAGTTGCATTGGCACCTCCGCTGGCGGTCAGTGTTTTACTGCCGCAATAAGTTCCCGCACCGCTAACAGTAACTGCTCCGGGTGCCGGATCCACAGTAACAGTAACACTGGTACAACCTGAAGTACATCCTGTAGCAACATCCCAGGACATAGTGTAATAGGTGGTAGTAGATGAGGGTGAAACAGTTATTGTGTTGCTGCCTGATGAAATAAAAGTTCCTCCACAGGATCCTGAATACCAGTATATTGTCGAACCGGAGGGCACAGACGCAGACAAAGTTGTTGAATTTCCCTGGCAGATCGAAGAAGGAGAAGCTACAGGAGAAGATGGACTGGATGGTGGGGTAAGTTGCCCTGTTTCAGTTACAACCCATGTTGTTACAGTACCTCCATCACAACATTGCCATGGTGGGCAGGAGCACTCATCGTAATCATCACAATAATGAACACAACACGGATCAGAAACATAGCCCGAAGGACAAGCTGATGCCCCTGGAACGTTATTACAACACCATGCAAATGCGTCACCGCTGCAATCAGTTGCCACCGGACCCGTCGCTTCATAAAGCGTTTCGACCCAATAACAGCATCCCGATCCATAATGAGTATGAACCTGACTTGACACGATATAACCGGCAGGAGGCGATGAAACAGGTGGACATGCTATTTTAGCATTTCCTTTTAGTATATTGCTTTCAGGTGAATTCTCAGCAGTTTTTGAAATCGTCTTATCAGTTTTTTGTTCTGAAGCATGTGTGAAAATTATTTGGGAGGTATAAATATGTCCGGAATAACTTATCATCTTCACCCGATACCATTTTGGGTCAACACTTAAATTTCTGCTTCGAAAGACATCATTAAAAATATATCTGGTAATGCCATGCTCTGAAGACATCAAAATATTGTTATGATAGTTTATTTCCCTGGGATAATCCAGAAAGTGGATGTCCAGTAGATCAGAAATTATTGCTTCTGAACGTTTTATAAAACAAATTCCATCGTCGCTGGACTCAAGAATAACTTTTTTAATATTTCCTTCTTCATAATTCTCCCAGACAATATGAACTATAGAATCACGTAAAATACCTAAAGTGAAAAATACAGATACATCGCCTGATGATAGCTCCGCATGTGGTTTCTGAACATGAGTTTCAATGGAACTCTGTGCAAAACTGAATGCCTGGATTACTAACAAACCGACAAGAATAGCGAGAAATTTTTTGAAATTTTTCATGATGATAAATTATTACAACTTATTTTTTAAAAGTATGATATTATTAAATCTAAAACAAAATGTTTTTTTAGCAAAACTACAAATTTATTTTTGTAAAAAAAATTATTTTAATACTTTTTATTACTAATGAAATATTAATACCAACCAGGAATATTATTCAAAGATATTTTGGATATATTTGTAAATTATTAATTTTGAATAAACCCGATAAGTTTTTTAAAAATGATTCAAAAAAAATTTTGATATATAAATTATTCTGTGAAAAAGTTACCTGATAAAAAAAATCAGCATAAAAACTTACAGCCTAATTTTCCAGAAGCTCTAAAAAACAAATATGCTGAATTTGTTGGCGTGGCCATCATTTTATTACTTGGAGTAATAATTTATAGTAATTCCTTTAATTGTTCCTTTCATTTTGATGATTTGGTCAATATAGTGAATAATAAAGCTATACAGAACTTATCGGACGTAAAAACATGGTGGAATTATAGTCCCAACCGCCCTGTAAGTATGTTCACATTTGCACTCAATTATCATTTCAGCCAGCTTGAGGTACATTCATACCATTATGTCAATTTATTTATTCATCTTATAAATGCCTGTCTGGTCTGGTTGCTGACGTTGCTGATATTTTCTTCACCTGTAATGAAAGATCAACCCATCAGCAAGCATAGAAAATCAATTGCTTTTTTCACATCTTTGTTGTTCGTTTCGCATCCTCTGGCCACTCAATCTGTTACATACATTATTCAACGAATGACTTCGTTGGCTGCCATGTTTTATCTTTTGTCATTGGTGCTTTATATGAAAGCCCGAATGGAATCTAATGTAAAAAAAACAAGATATTTTTATTTCGCAGGATCATTAATTTCTGCTATTCTTGCTGTATTAACGAAAGAAAATGCATACACACTTCCACTGGCAATCCTCCTCCTTGAAGTATTTTTTCTTCAAACACGAAAATTATCATCAATCTGTAAAGACCGCAGGGTAATCCTGACACTGATAGGTTTTATTATTTTTTTTACCGTAGTTCTTATAAAATTTTCATTTAGTGTTTTTCAACCGGTACCTTCAGGTAATGGCAATAACGAAACAATAACTTCATCTGACTATCTGCTGACTCAGTTCAGTGTTATCGTCAAGTATGTTCAACTTATAATTTTACCGATCAATCAGAATCTCGATTACAATTATCCTGTTTCGCATCATTTTTTCGAAATAAAAACTCTTTTGAATTTCCTGATTCTGTTATCAATGCTCACCTTAGCAATATTGATTTTTAAACGCAATAGAATTATTTCCTTTGGAATATTTTGGTTCTTTTTGACTTTATCTGTCGAATCAAGTATAATTCCTATTAATGATGTGATCTATGAACACAGGACATATATTCCTTTGCTTGGTTTCTTTTTGATACTTAGTTCGGGTTTATTCATGTTATTTGGAAGAAAAAACAAATATTTTGCTGTTTCCATATTGCTCATCATTATTGGAATAAATTCATTTTTGGCCTACAGCAGAAACAAAGTATGGAAAGATGATATAACTCTATGGACTGATGTAATTTCAAAGTCTCCAAAAAAAGCCAGGCCGTTTTTTGGCCGTGCTAATGCATTTGCCGATCAGGGACAATATGATAAGGCTATCGCTGATTATAACAAAGCAATCAGATTTGATTCAATGAATGCAATAGCTTATGTTAACCGTGGGTTGGCATATTGGAAAACAGGACTTACGCATAAAGCCTTTGAAGATTATTCCAAAGCGATTGAAATTAAACCGGAGTATTTCGAAATAGCGTATTATAACCGTGGCATTGCTTACGGCACTTTTGGTCAGTGGGAGAAGGCGATAGATGATTATTCTGTTGCAATTAAAATTAATCCTGCTTACGACATGGCATATTCTAACCGAGGTGTTGCTTTTGCAAATCTTGGGCAATGGGAAAAGGCTGTTACCGATTACACCATAGCAATAGACATAAACCCGGATTATATCACGGCCTATTTTAATCGTGGTGTAGCTTATCAAAATTCCGGGCAATGGGCAAAAGCGATAAACGATTATTCAAAAGTAATAGAATTCGATCCGAATTATGAGCCCGCTTATTATAATCGTGGTTTGGCATATGAGAATTTAGAACAATGGGCTGAAGCTTTAAATGATTTTTCAAGGTGCCTTGAATTAAACCCGAATAATGAAAATGCTCTTTATATGAGGGATTTGGTTTATAAAAAATCAATAATCAGCGTAAAATAATATTTCATGAAAACGATAATTATCATTCCAAAATATGATTTCGTAATTAAAAAATTATTTAAGAATTAAATTATCTTTGTCTGTTATTAAAAGAATAAAAATGATACTTTATGCTTGAAAATAATAGCTTGACAGTCATCATCCCCGCTTTCAATGAGGCCGAAAATCTGAAAATCATACTGCCGCCATTAATAAAACTTTGTGAAGAAAATAACTGGAAAATTATTCTTGTGGATGATGGCTCAACAGATAAAACCAAAGAAGTTTTAAGTACATACAATAACCATGATTTGTTAAAACTTATTCACCATAAACTTAATAAGGGCTACGGGGCAGCTATAAAAAGCGGTATCCTTGCCTGCGAAACAGAATATATTATTACTATTGATGCAGATGGACAGCATAATATCAATGATATTACAAACCTCTTCACATGCCTTATACAACATGATACCGACATGGTGGTTGGTTCCAGAAAAGGCCTTAGATCTGCATCTTTTTCACGAAGAATTGGTAAAAGCTTGATTCGGACAATTGCAAAAATACTTATGAATGTCCCTGTTCATGACTTAAATTCCGGAATGAAAACATATCGTTCCGATCTTGCACGCAAATATATTAATCTCGCACCGGATACCATGTCTTTCAGTGATATTATTACGCTTATATTTATCAGCAACCGCCATCTTGTAATGGAAGAACCAATTACCGTTACAAAAAGACTAAAAGGGAAAAGTACAATAAGAATTGATACTGCATTCCATACAATAATGGAAGTTATAAATATTGTCATTCTCTTTAATCCTATGAAAATATTTTTACCCTTATCTCTGATTTGTTTACTGGCTGGATTTGGTGTGGGATTGCCCTTATTACTCAATGGGCAGGGAATTTCAACGGGCAGTTTATTAGGAATATTTGCCGGAATTATTTTTTTCTTGCTTGGGCTGATAGCGGAGCAACTTTCTCTTATTCGCAGAAATCAAAGCAAATAAATGATTCGTTTTCTCAGAAAAATTGATAAATACGCAGGGTTTATAATTATCCTGTTTTTATCGTTATTTATTTTTTCTAAAAAGCCGAAAACACATTACAAAAAAATTCTTTTAATAAAATTATGGGCAATAGGCGATTCAGTAATTACTCTGTCATTGATAAAAGGAATTAGAGAAACCTTTAGTAATTCTCTGATAGATGTATTTACCGGGCCAAGAGTAAAAGATGTATATGAATGTTATCCTGTTGATCGCATTTATCATTTGAATTCTGTTTCAGACCTTTTCAAATTATTGTGGATGTTCAGGTATTATGATGTTATTTTTGATTGTGAACCCTATTTTAATATCAGTGCGATACTGGCTTTTTTCTATGGTAAGGAAAGGATCGGATTTGCAGACCAGTTTCGTTCCCGGTTATATACAATGACGGCCCCTTTCAGAAAAGACCAGCACATGGTTCAAAACTATCTTGATATGCTGAGACCATTTGGGAAGAAATTTGATGTTGTTGCTCTGGAAAAACTAACGGTGGGTAATAATGAAAAAGATAGAGTTGATGGCTTTATCCAACAAAATCTCCATTGCAAAAGAATAGTTGGTATTACCCCGGGTGTGGCAGAATCTTCAAAAAACAGAATGTGGTTTGAAGATAGGTTCGCTGAACTTGCAGACAGAATTATCAGTTCACTGTATTGTGACGTTCTTTTTATTGACAGCCCGGAAAATAAAGAAATTGTAAATAATGTGATCTCACGAATGACGCAACAACCGTTGAATACTGTTGGGATTTTTACCATGAAAGAGACTTTTTATCTGATTTCAAAATGTGATGTTTATGTCAGTAATGATACCGGGCCGATGCATATTGCTGCAGCCCAGGGGTGCAGAACTATCGGGCTTTTCGGGCCTAATACTCCGGTGCTTTGGGCTCCTTATGGTGAAGGTAATATCTCTATTTATAAAACAAAACTTCAGCCAGCCATACAAAATGATAAAGGAATTTTTCTTAAAGGAAACCGAAAAGAATATATGGGTCCGATAACAGTCGATGATGTCTTTGACGCAGTAAAGACTTGTTTGTCATGAAAACAAAAAGAAAAATAGTAATAAATGGCCGGTTTCTGTCGCAAAGCATTTCAGGTGTACAGCGGTTTGCTTATGAAATGACAAAATCGCTCATAAGTATGGGCGTTGATATTACGATCTTGACTCCAAGAAATATTAACGCAGGATACAGCCTTGATGGTAAAATTATCAGATGGGGAGTAAATAAAGGGCATTTATGGGAGCAGTTTGATTTGTTTTTGTACCTTAAAACTCATGGAAATCCTCTAATGATTAATTTTAGCGGGCTTGGACCAATTCATTATAAAAACCAGATATGCACCATTCATGACCTTTCTTATTTAATAAATCCTGCATGGTTTTCCAGAAATTATTATCGGTTTTATCGCTATTGTACACCGGTTTTGGCAAAAAATTGCAAAAAAATAATTACGGTCAGCAATTATTCAAAGAATGAGATTACACGTTTATTAAAAGTTAACCCTGATAAAGTGTGCGTAATTTATAATGCTGTTGATTTTTCGAATATAAAACCTTCCGGCCCTGAAAAACTTACAACACAACCCTATATTTTGTCCGTGGGTTCAATTGACCCACGCAAAAATCTGGTAAAACTTTTTGAAGCTTTTAATAAATCACAAATTAAAGACAAGTATAGATTGGTATTGGTAGGGGAAAAAGCAAACATTTTTAGTACAATTGATTCTGATGATATCAACAAAAATTGGTTAGGTTATGTTTCGGATGAAGAGTTGGTATATTTATATAAAAATGCTTCATTATTCGTGTATCTTTCCCTGTATGAAGGTTTTGGCATTCCTCCTCTGGAAGCCATGAGCTTGGGTTGTCCTGTTATTCTTTCAGATATCCCTGTGTTTCATGAAATTTTTGGTGATTCAGCATATTATGTCTCACCTGAAAATACTGAAGAAATAACTAACACCATGCATAAAATTATTAGTGATAATAATGCCCGGGAAGAAATCATTAAAAAGAGTTTTGAAACCAGTTCTCATTATTCGTGGAAAAAATCAGCTTCTTTATTAATAAAACTTATAGAAGAGTTATAGAGTTAACATATCATGGCCAGAACTGCTGTATGCATCGTAAATTATAATAATGGAGGAACAACCATTCAATGCCTGAACAACATACTAGTGCAGTCATATCGGGATTATAATATTGTTATCGTTGATAATGCATCCACTGACAATTCAATTACCGAAATTGAATCTTATTGTTATTCGAAGAGCTTATCTGTATCAGTTAAAAACGGTAATGATTGTTTACAAACATTTCCGGATGATATTCCGACGATAATTATTATTAAGTCAGAAAAAAATGGTGGCTATGCATTTGGCGTTAACATAGGTATAAGATTTGTTCATGGACATGTGGGGTATGAGAATATTTTGGTTCTCAATAATGATGTTTATTTAACTGCAGGTTTTATTGAGGAAATAACAAACAGGTTTAATCACTATCAAAAAAAATATCATACAACTTCAATAGCTTTGGGTGCCTGTGAAATATCCCCGTCAGGAAAATTCAGGCACAAAGGCTTCCATTATTTGAATCTTCTTTCTGGCCTTGTTTTTTCTTTTCCAATATTTCCGTCCTTAAAGTACATTGTAGGCTCGGCAATTTTCATAGATTCTAAAGCCCCATTGATGGATGAATCTTTTTTCCTTTATTATGAAGATATTCATTACCAAAAGATTTTGAAGCATAATAAATACAGGATTTATAACTGCCCAAATGCAAATTATATTCATGAGCTTGGAGGAAGCACAAAGAAAGACCCTGAGATGTACAAGATTATTTATACAAGCCTGAAACATTTCTATAAACTTAACTACCCTTATTTATTGCCGGTCGTCTTATTATTTCGTTTCATTATGAATATTGTACTTTGCAGATGGAAAATTGCAAAATATATTCTTATGCCTAAATGAGTGATCATCGGCAATTTGTAAATATTTTGTTACAATTATGCTTTTTTTATTCTTTTTCTTTTGTTATCAGATTTTCAATAATCTTAATAATTTTTGGACCTGTGATATTTATATCTGATTCCTCATGTACGCGTTTCTTT
The nucleotide sequence above comes from Bacteroidales bacterium. Encoded proteins:
- a CDS encoding glycosyltransferase family 4 protein, with product MKTKRKIVINGRFLSQSISGVQRFAYEMTKSLISMGVDITILTPRNINAGYSLDGKIIRWGVNKGHLWEQFDLFLYLKTHGNPLMINFSGLGPIHYKNQICTIHDLSYLINPAWFSRNYYRFYRYCTPVLAKNCKKIITVSNYSKNEITRLLKVNPDKVCVIYNAVDFSNIKPSGPEKLTTQPYILSVGSIDPRKNLVKLFEAFNKSQIKDKYRLVLVGEKANIFSTIDSDDINKNWLGYVSDEELVYLYKNASLFVYLSLYEGFGIPPLEAMSLGCPVILSDIPVFHEIFGDSAYYVSPENTEEITNTMHKIISDNNAREEIIKKSFETSSHYSWKKSASLLIKLIEEL
- a CDS encoding glycosyltransferase family 2 protein, translated to MLENNSLTVIIPAFNEAENLKIILPPLIKLCEENNWKIILVDDGSTDKTKEVLSTYNNHDLLKLIHHKLNKGYGAAIKSGILACETEYIITIDADGQHNINDITNLFTCLIQHDTDMVVGSRKGLRSASFSRRIGKSLIRTIAKILMNVPVHDLNSGMKTYRSDLARKYINLAPDTMSFSDIITLIFISNRHLVMEEPITVTKRLKGKSTIRIDTAFHTIMEVINIVILFNPMKIFLPLSLICLLAGFGVGLPLLLNGQGISTGSLLGIFAGIIFFLLGLIAEQLSLIRRNQSK
- a CDS encoding glycosyltransferase family 9 protein; translated protein: MIRFLRKIDKYAGFIIILFLSLFIFSKKPKTHYKKILLIKLWAIGDSVITLSLIKGIRETFSNSLIDVFTGPRVKDVYECYPVDRIYHLNSVSDLFKLLWMFRYYDVIFDCEPYFNISAILAFFYGKERIGFADQFRSRLYTMTAPFRKDQHMVQNYLDMLRPFGKKFDVVALEKLTVGNNEKDRVDGFIQQNLHCKRIVGITPGVAESSKNRMWFEDRFAELADRIISSLYCDVLFIDSPENKEIVNNVISRMTQQPLNTVGIFTMKETFYLISKCDVYVSNDTGPMHIAAAQGCRTIGLFGPNTPVLWAPYGEGNISIYKTKLQPAIQNDKGIFLKGNRKEYMGPITVDDVFDAVKTCLS
- a CDS encoding dockerin type I domain-containing protein, which translates into the protein MKNFKKFLAILVGLLVIQAFSFAQSSIETHVQKPHAELSSGDVSVFFTLGILRDSIVHIVWENYEEGNIKKVILESSDDGICFIKRSEAIISDLLDIHFLDYPREINYHNNILMSSEHGITRYIFNDVFRSRNLSVDPKWYRVKMISYSGHIYTSQIIFTHASEQKTDKTISKTAENSPESNILKGNAKIACPPVSSPPAGYIVSSQVHTHYGSGCCYWVETLYEATGPVATDCSGDAFAWCCNNVPGASACPSGYVSDPCCVHYCDDYDECSCPPWQCCDGGTVTTWVVTETGQLTPPSSPSSPVASPSSICQGNSTTLSASVPSGSTIYWYSGSCGGTFISSGSNTITVSPSSTTTYYTMSWDVATGCTSGCTSVTVTVDPAPGAVTVSGAGTYCGSKTLTASGGANATIYWQGTTSNGTSTSTPTNTYTVTSSGTYYFRPYNGCGWGTQGSVTVTILESTVPTPTASPSAICGTNGSSTLSASVPGSTIYWYTGSCGGTLVTTGNSYTTPILTTTTTYYVMSVNSACSSGCATLTITVNAATTATAGGSQTICQNGTATVSGASATNYSSISWTENGAGSITSGGNTLTPTYTAAAGDAGNTVTLTLTASNPPCTPASATYTIYVKATPTATAGGSQTICQNGTATVSGASATNYSSISWTENGAGSITAGGNTLTPTYTAAPGDAGNTVTLTMTASNPPCSPATATYTIIIKGQPTATSGGSQTICENGTAWISGSTATNYSSVSWTHNGAGSLTNANQLSPTYTASPADAGHTVTLTLTVYNPPCAPATATYTLTVLANSTPTFTQMGPYCVGEIADILPASSTNGITGTWSPDSISTENQGTAIYTFTAGPNQCAIITTMSITVNPGNIAPAFTQLGPYCEGETPATLPANSSNGVTGTWNPATISTTLTGITPYTFTPNGGQCASSTTMDINVIPALSAYITGNDSICIKTSPGALTVVASGGGGSGTYTYLWYRNGASIGVTSSTYNPGPITVNTDLYCVVTSTSCGSVTTPTFTIVVLSAVWTPTPITISAGTEPTCQLTNGTTTTTYSTTATNNTGFNWTISNPDAGSINSSGVMTWADGFYGTVVIQVTANGCEGPTIMVTHTVVVNQGASIGSVTGPTPLCIGSPETFTANSVILGGGTGSWSSNNITIATVDAFGVVTPIAGGSCDIIYTITGACGNPVSAQQSVYVYETTSASVNISVSPGTLICEGTLVTFTANGTNGGTSPLYEWFIDGNPVGSNSSTFSSSTLAMGNMISCKLTSNKPCVTGSPVSSNTINMIVKPSLTAEITISTPSNPACTNSLVTFYTSIEDGGTTPAYQWYVNGTLQTGATNSTYSANNLGDGNTVSCVLNSNEACVVNNPANSNVITMVISPVPEANAGNDATYSGTPVLLGSPLNGPGTITWTPQAGLDNPSSQQPYATPTYTTVYTLSVNNDGCVRTDDVVVTVAGSGYMVSGKTMYAYKALAGNPAPTPPTFNPLIYNINKVIVILKNQTGTELARDTTDIWGTYSFNNVSNGNYILSYDKYTVDTMMWVNEVNAVDIALVKYYVSSTPAIDPSRSFMTIHKRAANVDNNGFTNAIDIARLKAKVADPYNPAKNFPKGNWVNLDSLITVSNANLSVNLPVIAYGDYNASSSKYKDSANTWGLSKSLPIENIVMTSEDAMVTVNKELIEVPLRISGKVNEFSALGLELTYSNDEYELVTAGMPKAGKDNESITLNPSLDEIIANDKDLLVTESEGVIRVVYATTNHYDVIENDEILTLIFKPRKSQQSGEIGLNLQGTGVIADQYGREPEGVYLLIPKIYVQGVQSVAELDFTAYPNPFSDKITISYTLPESGGVSLKVYNVLGELVTDFINQTQSAGKYSVDFPGNKLP
- a CDS encoding tetratricopeptide repeat protein, which translates into the protein MKKLPDKKNQHKNLQPNFPEALKNKYAEFVGVAIILLLGVIIYSNSFNCSFHFDDLVNIVNNKAIQNLSDVKTWWNYSPNRPVSMFTFALNYHFSQLEVHSYHYVNLFIHLINACLVWLLTLLIFSSPVMKDQPISKHRKSIAFFTSLLFVSHPLATQSVTYIIQRMTSLAAMFYLLSLVLYMKARMESNVKKTRYFYFAGSLISAILAVLTKENAYTLPLAILLLEVFFLQTRKLSSICKDRRVILTLIGFIIFFTVVLIKFSFSVFQPVPSGNGNNETITSSDYLLTQFSVIVKYVQLIILPINQNLDYNYPVSHHFFEIKTLLNFLILLSMLTLAILIFKRNRIISFGIFWFFLTLSVESSIIPINDVIYEHRTYIPLLGFFLILSSGLFMLFGRKNKYFAVSILLIIIGINSFLAYSRNKVWKDDITLWTDVISKSPKKARPFFGRANAFADQGQYDKAIADYNKAIRFDSMNAIAYVNRGLAYWKTGLTHKAFEDYSKAIEIKPEYFEIAYYNRGIAYGTFGQWEKAIDDYSVAIKINPAYDMAYSNRGVAFANLGQWEKAVTDYTIAIDINPDYITAYFNRGVAYQNSGQWAKAINDYSKVIEFDPNYEPAYYNRGLAYENLEQWAEALNDFSRCLELNPNNENALYMRDLVYKKSIISVK